A genomic window from Chitinophaga pollutisoli includes:
- a CDS encoding SRPBCC domain-containing protein — protein sequence MYNIEQTQYVKAPADKIFDALTTKEGLFEIWTEKLIVKPEVGFINEFDFDDNYATRFKVLVMDRPERIRWECVESDQEWVGTFLSFDIEQREKTTAVTLKHSNWRELTEFYRACNYNWGWFLYSLKLYCEMGKGIPYQRRQF from the coding sequence ATGTACAACATTGAACAAACGCAGTATGTCAAAGCGCCGGCGGATAAAATATTCGACGCGTTAACGACGAAGGAAGGTCTTTTCGAAATCTGGACCGAAAAACTCATCGTTAAGCCCGAAGTTGGGTTTATCAACGAATTCGATTTTGACGATAACTACGCCACCCGTTTCAAGGTGCTCGTGATGGACCGCCCGGAGCGCATCCGCTGGGAGTGCGTGGAATCCGACCAGGAGTGGGTAGGCACTTTCCTTTCATTCGATATCGAACAGCGGGAGAAAACCACCGCCGTCACCCTCAAACATAGCAACTGGCGCGAGCTGACGGAATTTTACCGCGCCTGCAACTACAACTGGGGATGGTTTCTTTACAGCCTGAAATTGTACTGCGAAATGGGCAAGGGTATCCCTTATCAGCGCCGTCAGTTCTGA
- a CDS encoding RagB/SusD family nutrient uptake outer membrane protein, whose product MKSLIRYMFAGAVVLGLATSCTKELEISPEGTPTTNNFWKSELDAISGANAMYLPMDDENFYGRGYWWFINASDDMVTGRIKAEGDNIKNFNRSFIGGSYTEGQWRMRYTVIKRANDVINRVPAITMDETTKRRVIGEAYFMSGLMYFELAYAYADDKAGVPIVRRDVPLDEKPIPRAANIAANWDYIENELKQASGYLPWFADLKPADYGRPHKSAALGYLAKMYLYKKDWAKAEAYCDSLILSGRHQLLGKFSDVFTIANNWTSEYIWSAYSTSQGQGGFGSILPGVMLENKGWGKYNGWGYYMPTKELYDSYDPADKRRAATILAPGDRFKFWGDSMTYNSLNSLSGYQFNKYMEPFSYPGGDHASNNGDHPTTDLCLPLLRYAEIYLIKAEARLMQGKNADTELNAVRKRTGLGDLHNATLADLKKERRLELAGEWANRHYDLVRWGDAQAAYAQPLHGVGGVEIWPARAFDPAKHHIWPVPQSEIDNSGGLIFQNAGWK is encoded by the coding sequence ATGAAATCATTGATCCGATATATGTTCGCAGGGGCTGTAGTGCTGGGGCTGGCCACTTCCTGCACCAAAGAACTGGAAATCTCGCCGGAAGGCACACCCACCACCAACAACTTCTGGAAATCCGAGCTGGACGCCATCTCCGGCGCCAATGCCATGTATCTCCCGATGGACGACGAGAACTTCTACGGCCGGGGGTACTGGTGGTTCATCAATGCCAGCGATGATATGGTAACAGGCCGTATCAAAGCCGAAGGCGACAACATCAAGAACTTCAACCGCAGCTTCATTGGCGGTTCATATACAGAAGGCCAATGGCGCATGCGTTACACGGTGATCAAACGCGCGAACGACGTGATCAACCGCGTACCCGCCATTACCATGGATGAAACGACCAAGCGCCGCGTCATTGGCGAAGCCTATTTCATGAGCGGGCTGATGTACTTTGAACTGGCATATGCGTATGCCGACGATAAGGCGGGCGTGCCTATTGTACGCCGCGATGTTCCGCTCGACGAGAAGCCTATCCCCCGGGCCGCCAATATTGCCGCCAACTGGGATTACATTGAAAACGAGCTGAAACAGGCTTCCGGCTACCTGCCCTGGTTTGCCGACCTGAAGCCGGCGGATTACGGCCGTCCGCACAAATCAGCGGCCCTTGGCTATCTCGCCAAAATGTACCTCTACAAAAAAGACTGGGCCAAAGCGGAAGCTTATTGCGATTCACTGATCCTGAGCGGGCGCCACCAGTTGCTCGGTAAATTCTCCGATGTGTTTACCATTGCCAACAACTGGACTTCCGAGTACATCTGGAGCGCATACTCCACATCCCAGGGCCAGGGCGGCTTCGGCAGCATTTTGCCGGGCGTGATGCTTGAAAATAAAGGCTGGGGCAAATACAATGGCTGGGGATATTACATGCCCACCAAAGAGCTGTACGACAGCTATGACCCGGCAGACAAGCGCCGCGCCGCTACCATCCTGGCGCCCGGCGACCGTTTCAAGTTCTGGGGCGATTCCATGACGTACAATTCGCTGAACAGCCTGAGCGGTTACCAGTTTAATAAATACATGGAACCGTTTTCCTATCCCGGTGGCGACCACGCCAGCAACAACGGCGACCATCCTACCACGGACCTTTGCCTGCCGTTGCTGCGCTACGCCGAGATTTATCTCATCAAGGCCGAAGCGCGGCTCATGCAGGGAAAGAATGCTGACACCGAACTGAATGCAGTGCGTAAACGCACCGGGCTCGGCGATCTGCATAACGCTACCCTGGCCGACCTTAAGAAAGAGCGCAGGCTGGAGCTGGCCGGCGAATGGGCGAACCGCCACTACGACCTGGTACGCTGGGGCGATGCACAGGCCGCATATGCCCAACCGCTTCATGGCGTGGGCGGCGTAGAAATCTGGCCGGCACGCGCCTTCGATCCCGCGAAGCACCACATCTGGCCTGTTCCGCAAAGCGAAATCGACAACAGCGGCGGCCTCATCTTCCAGAACGCCGGTTGGAAATAA
- a CDS encoding FecR domain-containing protein, translated as MDPKDIRALLEKFRAGQATQEEERLLHRWLDGLAASGEDPVMGDTDKTRLHDSMWRHISAHAPRRQRRIWPYAAVAASIIGVAALAATWLIRPEAPRTITLATRPGEVRTFTLPDQSRVTAGPNTKMTCDHRQVTLLQGKAYFEVKASPEEPFTVIMDTDTATVLGTAFTTELPGDGAYRRITLLSGKVKASGHGLLTPGERITYPRKQIEKITQHDALAWAQGEILLQNAPLAEVIRTLEDQYGITVSTKLNTNAGSYTLRLPAAMPLPQVLDILQKISYKPKITFTMNKTQLTIH; from the coding sequence TTGGATCCGAAAGACATACGCGCATTACTGGAAAAATTCCGTGCCGGCCAGGCTACACAGGAAGAGGAACGCCTGTTGCACCGCTGGCTCGACGGGTTGGCCGCATCCGGGGAAGACCCGGTGATGGGGGATACAGATAAAACCCGGTTGCACGACAGCATGTGGCGGCACATCTCCGCGCATGCGCCCCGCCGGCAGCGCCGCATCTGGCCATACGCGGCCGTGGCGGCCTCCATTATCGGCGTGGCAGCGCTGGCCGCCACGTGGCTCATCCGACCGGAAGCGCCCCGCACCATCACCCTGGCCACCAGGCCCGGCGAAGTACGCACCTTCACCCTGCCCGACCAATCGCGCGTGACCGCGGGGCCCAATACAAAAATGACCTGCGACCATCGCCAGGTAACGTTATTACAAGGTAAAGCCTACTTCGAAGTGAAAGCTTCGCCGGAAGAGCCCTTCACGGTGATCATGGATACTGATACCGCTACCGTGTTAGGCACCGCCTTTACCACGGAGCTCCCGGGCGACGGCGCCTACCGCCGCATCACGCTCCTCTCCGGCAAAGTAAAAGCCAGCGGCCACGGCCTCCTGACGCCCGGCGAGCGCATCACCTATCCGCGAAAACAAATCGAGAAAATAACGCAGCACGACGCCCTGGCATGGGCGCAGGGCGAAATACTGCTCCAGAACGCCCCGCTGGCGGAAGTTATACGGACACTGGAAGACCAGTACGGCATCACCGTTTCCACAAAGCTGAACACAAACGCCGGCAGCTACACGCTCCGGCTTCCCGCGGCCATGCCTTTGCCGCAGGTATTGGATATCCTTCAGAAAATCAGTTATAAACCAAAAATCACTTTTACGATGAACAAAACTCAACTCACTATCCACTAA
- a CDS encoding alkaline phosphatase, translating to MKHIITCFLLCCGLAGAKAQYTAGNAHSHNDYLQAIPFEKAFSLHFGSIEADVFLKGGELYVAHTPGEIDTAKTLRKFYLEPLREKARAKAGVFGETKQQLQILIDFKTEAAPTMDALLRQLRDFPELMNHPKLTFAISGNRPPQAQWPSYPSCIAFDGRPGVPYAAEELNKVALISDNFRNYSQWNGKGIPVAEDLAKMEKVIAQAHAAGKKFRFWATPDDVNAWKTMMKLGVDYINTDKTDELAAYLRNRVQSQFQGDTAHKVYKPAYRNNDRQSKVKNVILLIGDGMGLAQVYAGYTANFGQLNLFGMLNIGFSKTASSDSYITDSAAGGTAMASGKKTKNRSVGVDHTGVAIPAIPDLAAPLGIRSALITSGDLTDATPAAFYGHTTERDRHAEIAAGLRESPVSLLIGAGGKHFEGVEADLRKKGFTIVRELTAADTIRSRKFMVLTDSAQLRIAQGRGDFLTRSLRTAIRSLQRRPGGFFIMEESAQIDWGGHMNSVPYLTSEMLDFDRAIGEAMRFADSNGETLVIVTADHETGGLTLLDGDISKGYVDGHFSTNDHTALMVPVFAYGPHSGDFRGVYENTEIFHKIMRILRRYQN from the coding sequence ATGAAACACATTATCACATGCTTCCTGCTTTGCTGCGGCCTCGCGGGTGCAAAGGCGCAGTACACCGCAGGCAACGCGCATTCCCACAACGATTACCTGCAGGCCATCCCATTCGAGAAAGCTTTTTCGCTGCACTTCGGATCGATAGAGGCAGATGTATTCCTGAAAGGCGGCGAGCTATATGTGGCGCATACGCCAGGCGAGATCGATACTGCGAAGACATTGCGCAAATTCTACCTGGAACCGCTCCGCGAAAAAGCCCGTGCAAAAGCCGGCGTGTTCGGAGAAACGAAACAGCAATTGCAGATCCTGATCGATTTCAAAACGGAAGCGGCTCCCACGATGGACGCACTCCTACGCCAGCTCCGCGATTTCCCGGAACTGATGAACCATCCCAAACTGACGTTCGCCATCAGCGGTAACCGTCCACCGCAGGCGCAATGGCCTTCATACCCGTCCTGCATCGCCTTCGACGGCCGGCCGGGCGTGCCCTATGCCGCGGAAGAATTGAACAAAGTCGCGCTCATCAGCGACAATTTCCGGAACTATAGCCAGTGGAATGGAAAAGGAATCCCTGTAGCGGAAGATCTCGCGAAGATGGAGAAAGTCATCGCCCAGGCGCATGCCGCGGGCAAGAAGTTCCGCTTCTGGGCCACACCCGACGATGTAAACGCCTGGAAGACGATGATGAAGCTGGGTGTAGATTACATCAATACCGACAAAACCGATGAACTTGCCGCATACCTCCGCAACCGCGTACAGTCGCAATTCCAGGGGGATACGGCGCACAAGGTTTATAAACCCGCCTACCGCAATAACGACCGGCAAAGCAAAGTCAAAAATGTTATCCTGCTGATTGGCGACGGGATGGGGTTGGCGCAGGTGTACGCGGGTTATACCGCCAATTTCGGACAGTTGAATCTCTTCGGGATGCTGAACATCGGCTTCAGCAAAACGGCATCCTCCGACAGTTACATCACCGATTCCGCCGCAGGGGGAACGGCCATGGCGTCGGGTAAAAAAACGAAGAACAGATCGGTAGGCGTGGATCATACCGGCGTGGCCATTCCGGCCATTCCCGACCTGGCGGCGCCGCTGGGCATCAGGAGCGCGCTCATTACCTCCGGCGACCTGACCGACGCCACGCCCGCCGCGTTTTACGGGCATACCACCGAGCGCGACCGGCACGCGGAAATTGCGGCCGGATTGCGGGAAAGCCCTGTGAGCTTGCTCATCGGCGCCGGCGGAAAACACTTCGAAGGGGTGGAAGCAGACCTCCGGAAAAAAGGTTTCACCATCGTGCGGGAGCTCACCGCAGCAGATACGATCAGGAGCAGGAAATTCATGGTGCTGACCGACAGTGCGCAGCTGCGCATCGCACAGGGCCGCGGCGACTTCCTCACCCGTTCTTTGCGAACCGCAATCAGGTCGTTGCAACGGCGGCCCGGGGGATTCTTCATCATGGAGGAATCCGCACAGATCGACTGGGGCGGCCACATGAATTCGGTACCTTACCTCACTTCGGAGATGCTGGATTTTGACCGCGCCATCGGCGAAGCCATGCGATTTGCCGACAGCAACGGCGAAACTTTGGTGATCGTGACGGCGGACCATGAAACCGGCGGCCTCACGCTCCTGGATGGCGATATCTCAAAAGGCTATGTCGACGGGCATTTCAGCACCAACGACCATACCGCCTTGATGGTGCCCGTTTTCGCTTATGGCCCGCATTCCGGAGACTTCCGCGGCGTTTATGAAAACACGGAAATCTTCCATAAGATCATGCGGATCCTGCGCCGTTATCAGAACTGA
- a CDS encoding RNA polymerase sigma-70 factor, giving the protein MRQQPQPDIIWEMVRQGHNTAFRALFDTYWEELYHYAVKVLKDGSAAQDAIQGLFVHLWESHSELPSVTSVPAYLRTALRNRLLNVIRDEQLYQQHVGNFGAATASADDSLLDAIHLRETETALLQSIDRLPARMKTAFYMHRIQHLTVAEIAEQLGSSEQTIRNQINTALRRIRLQWHAVSVLLFFILR; this is encoded by the coding sequence ATGCGGCAGCAACCACAGCCAGATATAATATGGGAGATGGTCCGCCAGGGCCACAACACCGCTTTCCGCGCACTGTTCGACACGTACTGGGAAGAACTGTACCATTACGCCGTTAAAGTGCTGAAAGACGGCTCCGCCGCGCAGGACGCCATCCAGGGCCTGTTCGTTCACCTGTGGGAAAGCCATTCGGAGCTCCCTTCCGTCACTTCCGTGCCCGCTTATCTCCGCACTGCTTTGCGCAACCGCCTCCTCAACGTCATCCGCGACGAGCAGCTCTACCAGCAGCACGTCGGCAACTTCGGCGCCGCCACCGCTTCGGCCGACGACTCCCTGCTCGACGCCATCCATCTCCGCGAAACCGAAACGGCGCTCTTGCAATCCATCGACCGCCTGCCGGCGCGCATGAAGACCGCTTTCTACATGCACCGCATCCAGCACCTCACCGTGGCCGAGATCGCCGAACAGCTGGGCAGCAGCGAGCAAACCATCCGCAACCAGATCAACACCGCGTTGCGGCGCATCCGGCTGCAATGGCATGCCGTCTCCGTTCTGCTCTTCTTTATCCTCCGTTAA
- a CDS encoding TonB-dependent receptor has product MQKIRQHFFVRTVMACMLVLAATVTTLALPLSAQDLQKVVKKVDIAAGPLSSALKQLEQSAAVRLAYDEAALRHLKVKAVSYSSRSVESILSELLAASGLRFEERHNTILIYEGPKPSAVTINGGVQADKITLTGVVTEKNGPIPGASVMVKGTSLGTITSVDGRFRLSVDESPNLTLVVSMLGYGTQEVVVGARRDFTISLESSALNLNQLVVIGYGSQSKAKVTGAVADVQLDKLTSRSLANFNEALQGKAPGVIVQNEGGDPTANPRVNIRGMGGINGENVLYVVDGAIYAGGPINPNDVESISVLKDAASSIYGARAAGGVILVTTKKGKLGKAAVELDVKQGWQSAIKKLEPLNAKEFADVTNKAYDAAGKARQPAFDPVQYPDGQITRTNWMDEIFRTGRIQDYNANIKGGNDNGRYYFSFGYRKGEGILLNTYSERYSIRMNTDFQLKPWLKIGENMALTMTDGNGANTTSAYTGAIISAIFYPPHIRPYNPDGSFSGLPLQYAGAYGDVINPVAYLQRIDSRAPETKIFFNPYVEMNLAKGLNFRSNFSLTKSFRDAKTYNAKVLEIGKIFDYNDLRQDINNLTEILAEQTLTYDRKFEGGHNLTAMGGFSHQKHRGTWLGVNAQGFYNELPSYRYFDNATKFFRPWSGLNKWAMTSWFSRVNYDYKSKYLLGLIGRYDGSSMLPKHNRWEPYYGITAGWVVTEEEFLKGSSWLNFLKLRLSHGIQGNLGSLVATGVDAPMSSGQIWIGRDPQQVPTYQETALPNKDLKWASTKINNIGLDFGLFNNRLSINADYFEKTTNNMLVHVDVPGMLGVPDGMWKNAGVAMDKGFELGLNFQADRAGDFQYDLGLTLTRVNNKLLSLHDGKKVMPLNDINIRSTLAPLRQEVGLPLYSYYVVRTDGIFKTQEEINAYKDKDGNMIQDKAKPGDLKFIDHNGDGKITNDDRVVVGNAFPKFTYGFSANARYKNFDLNVFFQGVYGNKLFNALKFTALNAGNGQNYNMLKDILNAWTPENSNSNIPRINGGDPNGNFGTTSDWYVEDGSYLRMKNVTLGYTVPKNILTRYGIGQIRLYVTGNNLLTFTKYKGFDPEVGLDEYGIDKGRYPQAKNVTVGLNVNF; this is encoded by the coding sequence ATGCAAAAAATCAGACAGCATTTTTTTGTACGGACCGTTATGGCCTGCATGCTCGTGCTTGCCGCCACGGTAACTACGCTTGCGCTCCCCCTTTCAGCGCAGGATCTTCAGAAAGTCGTGAAGAAAGTCGACATCGCCGCAGGGCCGCTTTCTTCCGCCCTCAAGCAACTGGAACAATCCGCCGCCGTGCGCCTCGCTTATGACGAAGCGGCGCTCCGCCACTTAAAAGTGAAAGCCGTTTCCTACAGCTCCCGCTCGGTGGAATCCATTCTTTCGGAACTGCTCGCCGCTTCCGGGTTGCGCTTTGAAGAGCGCCATAACACGATCCTTATTTATGAAGGCCCAAAGCCGTCCGCCGTCACCATCAACGGCGGCGTGCAGGCAGATAAGATTACGCTGACGGGCGTGGTGACGGAAAAGAATGGTCCCATTCCCGGCGCGTCGGTAATGGTGAAAGGCACTTCCCTGGGCACAATCACCTCGGTAGACGGGCGTTTCCGGCTGTCCGTAGACGAATCCCCCAACCTGACGCTCGTGGTAAGTATGCTCGGCTACGGCACACAGGAGGTAGTGGTAGGCGCGCGGCGCGATTTCACCATATCGCTGGAATCTTCCGCACTCAACCTCAACCAGCTCGTAGTGATCGGTTATGGTTCGCAAAGTAAGGCCAAAGTGACGGGCGCGGTAGCCGATGTACAGCTCGACAAGCTCACCAGCCGGTCGCTCGCCAATTTCAACGAAGCGCTGCAGGGCAAAGCGCCGGGCGTGATCGTACAGAACGAAGGTGGCGATCCTACCGCGAATCCCCGCGTGAACATCCGCGGTATGGGAGGCATCAACGGAGAAAACGTTTTGTATGTGGTAGACGGTGCGATTTATGCAGGAGGCCCCATCAACCCCAATGATGTGGAAAGCATTTCCGTGTTAAAAGATGCGGCTTCTTCCATTTACGGCGCCCGCGCTGCCGGCGGCGTAATCCTCGTTACCACAAAGAAAGGCAAGCTGGGCAAAGCCGCTGTGGAGCTGGACGTAAAGCAAGGCTGGCAGTCGGCCATCAAAAAACTGGAACCGCTCAATGCAAAAGAATTCGCGGACGTTACCAACAAAGCATATGATGCGGCCGGCAAGGCCCGCCAGCCCGCGTTCGACCCGGTGCAATACCCCGATGGACAGATCACCCGCACCAACTGGATGGACGAAATCTTCCGCACCGGTCGTATCCAGGATTACAACGCCAACATTAAAGGGGGCAACGATAACGGGCGGTATTATTTCAGTTTCGGGTACCGCAAGGGAGAAGGCATCTTGCTCAATACCTACAGCGAGCGCTACTCCATCCGCATGAATACCGATTTCCAGCTGAAGCCCTGGCTGAAGATCGGCGAAAACATGGCGCTGACCATGACCGACGGCAACGGCGCCAACACCACCAGCGCCTATACCGGCGCCATCATCTCCGCGATCTTCTACCCGCCGCATATCCGCCCTTACAATCCCGACGGCTCCTTCAGCGGACTGCCGCTCCAATACGCCGGCGCATACGGTGATGTTATCAACCCCGTGGCTTACCTGCAGCGGATCGATTCCCGCGCCCCTGAAACGAAGATTTTCTTCAACCCCTACGTGGAGATGAATCTCGCGAAGGGACTGAATTTCCGTTCGAACTTCTCCCTCACCAAATCTTTCCGCGACGCGAAAACGTACAACGCCAAAGTACTGGAGATCGGGAAAATCTTCGATTACAATGATCTGCGGCAGGATATCAACAACCTCACCGAAATCCTAGCGGAGCAAACACTTACCTACGACCGGAAGTTCGAAGGCGGGCATAACCTCACTGCTATGGGCGGCTTCTCGCACCAGAAGCACCGCGGCACCTGGCTGGGCGTTAACGCGCAGGGTTTTTATAACGAACTGCCCTCCTACCGGTATTTCGATAACGCTACCAAATTTTTCCGCCCGTGGAGCGGCCTGAACAAATGGGCGATGACGTCGTGGTTCAGCCGTGTAAACTACGATTATAAAAGCAAATACCTGTTGGGACTGATTGGCCGTTACGACGGGTCAAGCATGCTGCCGAAGCACAACCGCTGGGAGCCTTATTATGGCATCACCGCCGGTTGGGTGGTAACAGAAGAAGAATTTTTAAAAGGCTCGTCGTGGCTCAACTTCCTGAAGCTGCGCCTCAGCCATGGCATCCAGGGCAACCTGGGCTCACTGGTGGCGACCGGCGTAGATGCGCCAATGTCGAGCGGGCAGATCTGGATCGGACGAGATCCGCAGCAGGTACCTACCTACCAGGAAACCGCTTTGCCGAATAAAGATTTGAAATGGGCCAGCACGAAGATCAACAACATAGGGCTCGACTTCGGCCTGTTCAATAACCGCCTCAGCATCAACGCCGATTACTTCGAAAAGACCACCAACAACATGCTGGTGCACGTAGACGTACCGGGTATGCTCGGCGTGCCGGACGGCATGTGGAAGAATGCTGGTGTTGCGATGGACAAAGGTTTCGAACTGGGATTGAATTTCCAGGCAGACCGTGCCGGCGATTTCCAGTACGACCTCGGCCTGACTTTGACCCGGGTCAACAACAAACTGCTGTCGCTGCACGACGGCAAAAAAGTGATGCCGCTGAACGATATCAATATTCGCAGCACGCTCGCCCCGCTCCGCCAGGAAGTAGGCTTGCCGCTGTATTCGTACTACGTGGTGCGCACCGACGGTATCTTCAAAACGCAGGAGGAAATCAACGCGTATAAAGACAAAGACGGGAACATGATCCAGGACAAGGCAAAACCCGGCGACCTGAAGTTCATCGATCACAATGGCGATGGTAAGATTACCAACGACGACCGCGTGGTGGTGGGCAATGCGTTCCCGAAGTTCACGTATGGGTTCAGTGCCAACGCACGGTACAAGAATTTCGACCTGAACGTGTTTTTCCAGGGCGTATATGGCAACAAGCTGTTCAACGCGCTGAAGTTCACCGCGCTGAATGCGGGCAACGGGCAGAATTATAACATGTTGAAAGACATCCTCAACGCCTGGACGCCGGAGAATTCCAATTCCAACATCCCCCGGATCAACGGCGGCGACCCGAACGGCAACTTCGGCACCACCAGCGATTGGTATGTGGAGGACGGCAGCTACCTGCGGATGAAGAACGTAACCCTCGGCTACACCGTACCCAAAAATATCCTGACCCGTTACGGCATCGGCCAGATCCGTCTGTACGTAACCGGCAACAACCTGCTCACGTTTACGAAGTACAAAGGCTTCGATCCCGAAGTGGGGTTGGATGAATACGGCATCGACAAAGGCCGTTACCCGCAGGCGAAAAACGTAACCGTTGGTCTGAACGTAAACTTTTAA
- the dnaA gene encoding chromosomal replication initiator protein DnaA: MNKTCEQVWDRCLNIIRDIVEWQPFKTWFEPIKPVKLENNVLTIQVPSQFFYEYLEEHYVGLLGKTIKRELGKEARLEYRIVVENSTPHQHPKTVNMPTQFTKPQKDSEVDFPLTIQNPVKNPFVIPGIKRVQIDSQLNHNYTFESFIEGDCNRVARRAGKTVSDKPGGTSFNPLVIYGGVGLGKTHLAQAIGNEVKRQNPNKAVLYVSAEKFINQFIDHSKNNIINDFIHFYQLIDVLIVDDIQFFARAEKSQDAFFAIFNHLHQSGKQLILTSDKPPKDLDGVQERLLSRFRWGLSADIQLPDFETRMEILEMKMRNDGLEMPKEVVKYVAYNIQSNVRELEGALISLLAQSSLNRKEIDLELAKRVLKSFVKTSSKEITIESIQKMVCEYFDVAYDKLLQKTRKREIVQARQITMYLAKSFTKNSLKTIGEHFGGRDHTTVIHSCQTVKDLMDTDNSFRDSVIELQQKVQLAAM, from the coding sequence ATGAATAAAACTTGCGAACAAGTTTGGGATAGGTGTCTGAATATAATCAGGGATATAGTGGAGTGGCAGCCTTTCAAAACATGGTTTGAGCCGATAAAACCCGTAAAGCTTGAGAACAACGTTTTAACCATTCAAGTACCCAGCCAGTTTTTCTATGAATACCTGGAAGAACATTATGTGGGCCTGTTAGGTAAAACCATCAAGCGCGAGCTCGGCAAAGAAGCACGCCTGGAGTACCGGATCGTTGTGGAGAACAGCACCCCCCACCAGCATCCTAAAACGGTGAACATGCCCACGCAGTTTACCAAGCCCCAGAAGGACAGTGAAGTTGATTTCCCGCTTACCATACAAAACCCGGTTAAGAATCCCTTTGTAATCCCGGGCATCAAACGCGTTCAGATCGATTCGCAACTGAACCACAATTACACCTTCGAATCTTTCATCGAAGGGGATTGCAACCGCGTGGCACGCCGGGCCGGCAAAACCGTGTCCGACAAACCAGGCGGCACTTCCTTCAACCCCCTTGTTATATATGGCGGCGTAGGCCTGGGCAAAACCCACCTCGCACAAGCCATCGGCAACGAGGTGAAAAGGCAGAACCCGAACAAAGCCGTCCTCTACGTGAGCGCGGAAAAGTTCATCAACCAGTTCATCGACCACTCCAAGAATAATATCATCAACGACTTCATCCACTTCTATCAGCTGATCGACGTGCTGATCGTTGACGACATCCAGTTCTTCGCCCGTGCCGAAAAATCGCAGGACGCGTTTTTCGCCATCTTCAACCACCTCCATCAAAGCGGCAAACAGCTCATCCTCACCTCCGACAAACCGCCCAAAGACCTGGACGGCGTGCAGGAGCGCCTGCTGAGCCGGTTCCGCTGGGGCCTCAGCGCAGACATCCAGCTGCCCGACTTCGAGACCCGCATGGAAATCCTGGAAATGAAGATGCGCAACGACGGCCTCGAAATGCCCAAAGAAGTTGTGAAGTATGTTGCCTACAATATCCAAAGCAACGTGCGCGAACTCGAAGGCGCCCTCATTTCCCTGCTCGCCCAATCTTCCCTCAACCGGAAAGAAATCGACCTGGAACTGGCCAAACGCGTCCTCAAGTCTTTCGTTAAAACTTCTTCCAAAGAAATCACCATCGAAAGCATCCAGAAAATGGTCTGCGAATATTTCGATGTCGCCTACGACAAGCTGCTGCAAAAAACCCGCAAGCGCGAAATCGTCCAGGCCCGCCAGATCACCATGTACCTGGCCAAAAGCTTTACCAAAAATTCCCTGAAAACCATCGGCGAACATTTCGGCGGACGCGACCACACCACCGTGATCCACTCCTGCCAAACGGTCAAAGACCTTATGGACACCGACAACTCTTTCCGGGACAGCGTAATAGAATTGCAACAGAAAGTGCAACTCGCCGCTATGTAA
- a CDS encoding DUF3127 domain-containing protein: MSFEVTGKLVVKYNTVQRSESFKTREFVIEKSDDINGRVITNYIKFQSVQDRTAIVDRHNEGEMVKVYFNIKGTRWEKDGKVNYITNLDAWRIESMMQGAPGADPMPNYNTSQEGSFGGGNSGNSGDDLPF, encoded by the coding sequence ATGAGCTTTGAAGTTACCGGCAAACTGGTAGTGAAGTACAATACGGTACAGCGCAGCGAATCTTTCAAAACCCGTGAATTCGTTATCGAGAAATCTGACGATATCAACGGCCGGGTAATTACCAATTATATCAAGTTTCAGTCAGTTCAGGATCGTACCGCCATCGTCGACCGTCACAATGAAGGCGAAATGGTTAAGGTTTATTTTAATATAAAAGGCACCCGCTGGGAGAAAGACGGTAAAGTGAACTACATCACCAACCTCGATGCATGGCGTATCGAGTCCATGATGCAGGGCGCACCCGGCGCTGATCCCATGCCCAACTACAACACTTCCCAGGAAGGTTCCTTCGGTGGTGGCAACAGCGGCAACAGCGGCGACGATCTTCCGTTCTAA